A part of Thermococcus sp. SY098 genomic DNA contains:
- a CDS encoding alanine--glyoxylate aminotransferase family protein: MQFEDAYKEVYEIVKPRYKLFTAGPVACFPEVLEIMKVQMFSHRAKEYKVIHMDTLERLKKFLEAENGEIILFPSSGTGFMESAVRNTVPRGGKVLVTIIGAFGKRFKEVVESNGRKAVVLEYEPGKAVKPEDLDDALRKNPDVHAVTITYNETSTGVLNPLPELAKVVSEHDKLLFVDAVSAMGGADIKFDKWGIDVIFGSSQKAFGVPPGLAIAAISQRVFEIAEKMPERGWYFDLPLYKKFNYKKQGTPSTPPMPQVFGLNVVLRIIEKMGGKEEWLKMYQKRAEMVRSGVREIGLEILAEPGYESPTITAVLTPEGIKGEDVYNAMRERGFELAKGYGEGIKEKTFRIGHMGYMTFEDIEEMLQNLKEVIEELKKKA; the protein is encoded by the coding sequence ATGCAGTTTGAGGATGCTTACAAGGAAGTTTATGAGATCGTTAAGCCGAGATACAAGCTCTTCACAGCTGGTCCAGTTGCATGTTTCCCTGAGGTTCTTGAGATAATGAAAGTTCAGATGTTCAGCCACAGAGCAAAGGAATATAAGGTAATCCACATGGACACCCTTGAAAGGCTTAAAAAATTCTTAGAAGCTGAAAACGGAGAAATAATTCTCTTTCCAAGTTCTGGAACCGGGTTTATGGAATCTGCTGTTAGGAACACAGTTCCAAGGGGAGGAAAGGTTTTAGTTACCATAATTGGCGCATTTGGAAAGCGCTTTAAGGAAGTTGTTGAGTCGAATGGGAGAAAAGCTGTTGTCCTTGAGTATGAGCCCGGAAAGGCTGTGAAGCCAGAGGATCTCGATGATGCATTAAGAAAAAACCCTGATGTTCATGCAGTAACTATAACATATAATGAAACTTCAACAGGTGTTCTCAATCCCCTTCCAGAGTTGGCCAAAGTTGTAAGCGAACATGACAAGCTTCTCTTTGTGGATGCGGTTAGTGCAATGGGAGGGGCTGATATAAAATTTGACAAATGGGGAATCGACGTAATTTTTGGAAGCTCACAGAAAGCTTTTGGTGTTCCACCTGGTCTGGCAATCGCTGCCATTAGCCAGAGGGTCTTTGAAATCGCCGAAAAGATGCCGGAGAGAGGCTGGTACTTTGATCTGCCTCTCTATAAGAAGTTTAACTACAAGAAGCAGGGAACACCTTCAACCCCACCGATGCCTCAGGTCTTTGGTCTCAACGTTGTGTTGAGAATCATAGAGAAGATGGGCGGCAAGGAAGAGTGGCTCAAGATGTATCAGAAGAGGGCAGAGATGGTAAGGAGCGGGGTTAGGGAGATAGGTCTTGAAATCTTAGCAGAGCCGGGTTATGAAAGCCCAACAATAACTGCCGTCTTAACGCCAGAGGGCATAAAGGGCGAAGACGTTTACAATGCAATGCGTGAAAGGGGCTTTGAACTGGCGAAGGGTTACGGTGAAGGAATTAAAGAAAAGACATTTAGGATTGGTCACATGGGATACATGACTTTTGAAGACATTGAGGAGATGCTCCAAAACTTAAAAGAAGTTATAGAAGAACTGAAGAAGAAAGCTTAG
- a CDS encoding ATPase, whose amino-acid sequence MGVYIFTPEDLLRYGNITNEQLETIKNALLRKSDILVVGASRTGKTKLIEAMVHLIPDEWKIAVVTAYNEFKPFKENIEIINTEFDKRSVRTRTKEVIEEIKKLNPDYVVIDTLHTINVPLILEELIDDYAFIISSLILSRDIVSEVKHWLKIDDNTLKRFELVIELYRDIKEGARKANAVYKVVEEGGEIKLEKIR is encoded by the coding sequence ATGGGAGTTTACATCTTTACTCCAGAAGATTTGCTCCGCTATGGTAACATAACCAATGAACAGCTTGAGACTATTAAAAATGCCCTTCTCAGAAAAAGCGACATTTTAGTTGTTGGAGCAAGCAGAACAGGCAAAACAAAGCTGATTGAGGCTATGGTTCATTTAATTCCCGATGAGTGGAAAATAGCAGTTGTAACGGCTTACAATGAGTTCAAACCCTTCAAAGAAAACATTGAGATTATAAACACTGAATTTGATAAAAGGAGCGTTAGAACAAGAACAAAGGAAGTAATTGAGGAAATCAAAAAGCTTAATCCCGATTATGTTGTTATAGACACTCTCCACACAATTAACGTACCTCTGATTCTGGAAGAGCTTATAGATGACTATGCATTCATAATATCCTCTCTCATACTTTCAAGGGACATAGTGAGTGAAGTTAAACACTGGCTTAAGATAGATGATAATACTCTAAAGAGGTTTGAACTTGTAATTGAGCTCTACCGCGATATAAAAGAGGGAGCCAGAAAAGCTAACGCAGTCTATAAAGTAGTTGAAGAAGGAGGAGAAATAAAACTGGAGAAGATACGCTAA
- a CDS encoding asparagine synthetase A, whose translation MNAVQLVKREIAPAMEVQTKVIEYMTRFFVGKGFKWLLPVMLSSITDPLWPDPAASEALKPPEIEAYGGKLRLMHSMILHKQLAVAMGIDKLFILSPNIRLEGREADDGRHAYEFTQLDFEIAYATMDDVMSLIEEAISGLFKEARKWEILEELGREVPKAKPPFKRFTLEEIKAEFGDEDKASEAMDEPFWITDIEREFYDREDPERPGHFRNYDLYLPWGYGEVSSGGEREWEYDIIVRKMKKAGISLEAFKPYLEVAKAGLLKPTAGAGIGMERLVRFIVGAKHIAEVQPFPRIPGIPAII comes from the coding sequence ATGAATGCTGTTCAATTAGTTAAAAGAGAGATTGCCCCAGCTATGGAAGTTCAGACCAAAGTCATTGAATATATGACAAGGTTTTTTGTTGGCAAAGGATTTAAGTGGCTGCTTCCAGTGATGCTCAGCTCGATAACTGATCCTCTCTGGCCAGATCCAGCGGCAAGTGAAGCCTTAAAGCCCCCAGAGATAGAGGCATATGGTGGAAAGCTCAGATTAATGCATAGTATGATTTTGCACAAGCAATTGGCAGTTGCCATGGGAATAGACAAGTTGTTCATACTCTCTCCAAACATAAGGCTCGAAGGAAGGGAAGCTGACGATGGAAGGCACGCATATGAGTTCACTCAGCTCGACTTTGAAATAGCATATGCAACCATGGATGACGTCATGAGCTTAATCGAAGAGGCAATCTCTGGGCTTTTCAAAGAGGCAAGAAAGTGGGAAATCCTTGAAGAACTGGGCAGAGAAGTTCCAAAGGCTAAGCCACCGTTTAAGCGGTTCACCTTGGAGGAAATCAAAGCTGAATTTGGTGATGAAGATAAAGCAAGTGAAGCAATGGATGAACCCTTCTGGATCACTGATATTGAGAGAGAATTCTACGACAGGGAAGACCCAGAGAGGCCGGGACACTTCAGAAACTATGACTTGTACTTACCATGGGGTTACGGTGAGGTCTCAAGCGGCGGCGAGAGAGAGTGGGAGTACGATATAATCGTCAGGAAGATGAAGAAAGCTGGGATAAGCCTTGAGGCATTCAAACCATACTTAGAGGTTGCCAAAGCAGGATTGCTCAAGCCTACAGCAGGGGCTGGCATAGGCATGGAGAGATTAGTGAGGTTCATCGTCGGAGCAAAGCACATAGCTGAGGTTCAGCCATTCCCGAGAATTCCGGGAATTCCGGCGATTATTTAA
- a CDS encoding nitroreductase family protein: MEFFEVIRKRRSIRKFQNKEVPDELIEKILEAAFYSPSSRNRRPWHFVVVKDRELIKKLAKTRSAVEFLETAPLAIVVCGDERISNAWVYDCSIAAEHIQLAATALGLGACWGHIHERMHDDKKTAEDYVRELLGIPKHIRILCIIGIGYPAEEKPEHRKEEIMWERVHLNRVGNHF, translated from the coding sequence ATGGAGTTCTTTGAAGTTATAAGGAAAAGAAGAAGCATCAGGAAATTTCAAAATAAAGAAGTTCCGGATGAACTAATTGAGAAAATCCTCGAAGCTGCCTTTTATTCTCCAAGCTCAAGAAACAGGAGACCCTGGCACTTTGTGGTTGTTAAAGATAGAGAGCTGATAAAAAAGCTCGCCAAAACAAGATCCGCTGTAGAGTTCCTTGAAACAGCACCTTTAGCGATAGTTGTCTGTGGGGATGAGAGGATAAGCAATGCATGGGTTTACGACTGCTCAATAGCTGCTGAGCACATTCAGCTGGCAGCAACTGCCTTAGGTTTAGGCGCCTGCTGGGGCCATATACACGAAAGGATGCACGATGATAAGAAGACAGCCGAGGATTACGTCAGGGAACTCTTGGGAATCCCTAAGCATATAAGGATCCTCTGCATAATCGGTATTGGATATCCAGCTGAAGAAAAGCCAGAGCACAGAAAAGAAGAAATAATGTGGGAGAGGGTGCATTTAAATAGAGTTGGAAACCACTTTTAA
- the gltA gene encoding NADPH-dependent glutamate synthase, which yields MPKRQIIKERVPTPERPPEERNKDFLEVNLGYDFDLAKKEAERCLQCPENYAPCIKGCPVNINIPAFIAKIKEGDIKGALEVIWACNSLPAITGRVCPQEDQCEGVCVMGKVGDPINIGKLERFVADYAREKGIDAELLEEQIKGIKKNGKKIAVIGAGPAGLTCAAELAKMGYDVTIFEALHKPGGVLIYGIPEFRLPKQIVKKELENLKKLGVKIETNTLVGKTVTFDELREEYDAIFIGTGAGTPRFVKWEGINLNGIYSANEFLTRINLMKAYEFPEYDTPIKVGKRVAVIGGGNTAMDAARSALRLGAEVWILYRRTRKEMTARIEEIHHAEEEGVKFMFLVSPKRFIGDEHGNLKAIELEKMKLGEPDETGRRRPIPTGETFIMEFDTAVIAIGQTPNKTFFQTVPDLKVDSKGRIIVDDNLMTSIPGVFAGGDAIRGEATVILAMGDGRKAAKAIHEYLSKEA from the coding sequence ATGCCAAAAAGGCAGATTATCAAGGAGAGGGTTCCAACTCCAGAGAGGCCACCAGAGGAGAGGAACAAGGACTTCCTTGAGGTTAACCTCGGCTATGATTTTGATCTTGCAAAGAAAGAAGCTGAGCGCTGCCTGCAGTGTCCAGAGAACTATGCTCCGTGTATTAAAGGTTGTCCCGTAAACATAAACATTCCCGCCTTCATAGCCAAGATTAAAGAAGGGGACATTAAAGGAGCCTTAGAAGTCATTTGGGCTTGTAATTCTTTGCCTGCCATAACTGGTAGGGTTTGCCCCCAAGAAGACCAATGCGAAGGCGTCTGCGTAATGGGCAAAGTAGGCGACCCAATAAACATAGGAAAACTCGAAAGATTCGTAGCAGACTACGCAAGAGAAAAAGGGATAGACGCCGAGTTATTAGAGGAGCAAATAAAAGGAATAAAGAAGAACGGAAAGAAAATCGCAGTCATCGGAGCAGGACCGGCTGGTTTAACATGCGCCGCAGAATTAGCAAAAATGGGTTATGACGTAACAATCTTCGAAGCCCTACACAAACCCGGAGGAGTCCTAATATACGGAATCCCAGAATTCAGACTACCAAAACAAATCGTGAAAAAAGAACTTGAAAACCTCAAAAAGCTTGGAGTAAAAATCGAGACAAACACATTAGTAGGGAAAACAGTTACATTTGACGAGCTGAGGGAAGAGTACGATGCCATCTTTATAGGAACCGGTGCAGGGACGCCAAGATTTGTCAAATGGGAGGGCATAAACCTGAATGGAATTTACTCAGCTAACGAATTCCTCACGAGAATAAACCTCATGAAGGCTTATGAATTCCCCGAATATGACACTCCAATAAAAGTCGGAAAGAGGGTCGCTGTTATCGGCGGCGGAAACACAGCAATGGACGCAGCCCGTTCTGCGTTGAGGCTTGGTGCTGAAGTCTGGATCCTCTACAGAAGAACAAGAAAAGAGATGACTGCTCGTATAGAGGAAATTCACCACGCTGAAGAAGAAGGAGTTAAATTCATGTTCTTAGTCTCACCCAAGCGCTTTATAGGAGATGAGCACGGCAATTTAAAGGCAATAGAGTTGGAGAAGATGAAACTTGGAGAGCCAGATGAGACCGGTAGGAGGAGACCAATTCCAACTGGAGAAACGTTCATCATGGAGTTTGATACTGCAGTAATTGCTATCGGACAAACACCAAACAAAACGTTCTTCCAGACGGTTCCAGATTTGAAAGTTGACAGCAAGGGAAGGATAATAGTGGATGATAATTTGATGACTTCGATTCCTGGAGTTTTTGCAGGTGGAGATGCAATAAGAGGAGAAGCAACCGTAATCTTAGCAATGGGAGACGGAAGAAAAGCAGCAAAAGCAATACACGAATACCTAAGCAAAGAGGCTTAG
- a CDS encoding sulfide/dihydroorotate dehydrogenase-like FAD/NAD-binding protein, producing the protein MFEILHKERLAPGINLFEIKAERIAKKAKPGQFVILRLHERGERIPLTIADTNPEKGTVTIVAQEVGKTTHELGTYNVGDFILDFLGPLGKPSHIDKFGTVVMIGGGVGVAEIYPVAKAMKEAGNYVISILGFRTKELVFWEDKLKQVSDEVIVTTNDGSYGMKGFTTHALQKLIDEGRKIDLVHAVGPTIMMKFVAELTKPYGIKTVASLNPIMVDGTGMCGACRVTVGGEIKFACVDGPEFDAHQVNWDELMKRLDYYKDLEKISFEKWKHERGMV; encoded by the coding sequence ATGTTTGAAATTCTGCATAAAGAAAGATTAGCTCCAGGGATTAATCTCTTCGAAATCAAAGCCGAGAGGATTGCAAAAAAAGCCAAACCAGGTCAGTTTGTTATACTAAGGCTCCACGAAAGGGGAGAAAGGATACCCCTAACGATAGCCGATACCAATCCAGAGAAGGGTACTGTAACAATAGTTGCACAGGAAGTCGGAAAAACAACGCACGAACTTGGAACATACAACGTTGGGGACTTCATCCTCGACTTCCTTGGTCCTTTAGGGAAGCCAAGTCACATCGACAAGTTTGGAACGGTTGTAATGATAGGTGGCGGAGTTGGCGTTGCAGAGATTTACCCAGTCGCAAAAGCCATGAAAGAGGCTGGCAATTATGTCATCTCAATTCTCGGGTTCAGAACAAAGGAGCTTGTGTTCTGGGAAGATAAGCTGAAACAAGTTAGTGACGAGGTCATAGTGACCACAAACGATGGAAGCTATGGGATGAAAGGATTTACTACTCATGCACTTCAAAAGCTCATAGATGAGGGGAGAAAAATTGATCTCGTCCATGCGGTTGGACCAACGATAATGATGAAGTTCGTTGCAGAGCTCACGAAGCCATACGGCATAAAGACAGTTGCCAGCTTGAATCCAATCATGGTTGACGGAACTGGTATGTGTGGCGCTTGTAGAGTAACAGTTGGGGGAGAAATAAAGTTTGCCTGCGTTGATGGACCTGAGTTCGATGCACATCAAGTGAACTGGGATGAACTGATGAAGCGTCTGGACTATTACAAGGATTTGGAGAAGATTTCTTTTGAGAAGTGGAAGCACGAGAGGGGGATGGTTTAA
- the shyB gene encoding NAD(P)-dependent hydrogenase/sulfhydrogenase 2 subunit beta encodes MRYVKLPSENFEEFFNSLKNWGTVYAPVKQGNIYSFKQVNTLEEVSLNYTRTMLPPKKFFVKPREILLKLKNGKWEENRKAEKIVLFGVHSCDIHGLQILDRVYLEEPADPYYKERRENTIIIGISCMPDEYCFCKSLGTHFAMHGFDLFLHELPDGWLVRVGSVKGHEIAWANESLFEEVTEEDLKHFKEFEEKRSASFKKHLNKEGLADLLDLAFNSPVWKKYERICLGCGNCNMVCPTCRCYEVCDYWVNAYEAVRVRRYDSCFMESHGLVAGGHNFRPTRLDRFRHRYYCKSYFDPSAGFNCVGCGRCDEFCPAKIEHVKVLDEVREALK; translated from the coding sequence TTGAGATATGTAAAGCTTCCCTCTGAGAATTTTGAGGAATTTTTCAATTCTCTCAAAAACTGGGGAACCGTTTATGCTCCAGTGAAACAAGGGAACATTTACTCTTTTAAACAAGTTAATACTTTAGAGGAAGTTTCATTGAATTACACTCGAACCATGCTTCCCCCAAAGAAGTTCTTTGTAAAGCCACGGGAGATACTTTTAAAGTTGAAAAATGGAAAATGGGAGGAAAACAGAAAAGCTGAAAAAATAGTTCTCTTTGGAGTCCACTCATGTGATATCCATGGACTTCAAATTCTTGACAGGGTATATCTTGAGGAACCCGCGGATCCCTACTACAAAGAAAGGCGGGAAAACACCATTATCATAGGGATAAGCTGCATGCCAGATGAGTACTGTTTCTGCAAGAGCTTGGGAACGCACTTTGCAATGCATGGGTTTGATCTCTTCCTGCATGAGCTTCCAGATGGCTGGCTTGTGAGAGTGGGAAGTGTAAAAGGTCATGAAATTGCATGGGCAAATGAAAGCCTTTTTGAGGAAGTTACGGAAGAGGACTTGAAGCACTTCAAAGAATTTGAAGAAAAGCGTTCTGCATCATTTAAAAAGCATCTGAACAAGGAAGGGCTTGCGGACTTGCTTGATCTTGCATTTAACAGCCCTGTTTGGAAGAAATACGAGCGTATTTGTCTCGGCTGTGGAAACTGCAACATGGTGTGTCCAACATGCAGATGTTATGAGGTCTGTGATTACTGGGTCAACGCATATGAGGCAGTGAGAGTCAGGAGATATGATTCATGCTTCATGGAAAGCCATGGACTTGTGGCAGGTGGTCACAACTTTAGACCAACGCGTTTGGATCGTTTCAGACATCGATACTACTGTAAAAGCTATTTCGATCCATCTGCGGGCTTCAACTGTGTCGGATGCGGCAGGTGTGATGAATTCTGTCCAGCTAAGATAGAACATGTTAAGGTTCTTGACGAGGTTAGGGAGGCGTTGAAATGA
- the shyC gene encoding NAD(P)-dependent hydrogenase/sulfhydrogenase 2 subunit gamma, with the protein MNPFQTYDARILEVKELTPREKLFTLRFVDPEINREFTYKPGQFVIVDIRGFGEFPISLCSSPTRTGYFQLCIRRVGRMTKYIHKLKEGDIVGIRGPYGNGFPMEEMEGSNLLLVAGGLGMAPLRSVLWYAIDSGKYEQIYLFYGTKSYEDILFRDEIIHLLKHGEAMNCRVKLAYEVESPSCIYLEKGFAPKVCKGVVTDLFRGEEFDVDNTYALICGPPVMYKFVIRELLDRKLTPGRIYMTLERRMRCGIGKCGHCIVGTSTSIKYICKDGPVFTYWEALSTRGLI; encoded by the coding sequence ATGAACCCCTTTCAAACCTATGATGCGAGGATTTTGGAGGTAAAGGAACTTACTCCGAGGGAAAAGCTTTTCACTCTTAGATTTGTGGATCCAGAAATTAACAGGGAATTCACATACAAGCCGGGTCAGTTTGTTATAGTTGACATCCGAGGTTTTGGTGAATTCCCAATAAGTCTCTGTTCTTCCCCAACGAGGACAGGATACTTCCAGCTGTGTATAAGAAGGGTAGGAAGGATGACAAAATATATTCACAAACTTAAAGAGGGAGATATTGTGGGCATTCGGGGCCCTTATGGTAATGGCTTCCCCATGGAGGAGATGGAAGGTTCCAATCTGCTCTTGGTTGCTGGAGGTCTTGGGATGGCTCCATTGAGAAGTGTTTTGTGGTATGCCATCGACAGCGGAAAGTACGAGCAGATATACCTGTTTTATGGAACCAAAAGCTATGAAGATATCCTCTTTAGAGATGAAATAATTCATCTCCTTAAACATGGAGAAGCTATGAACTGCAGGGTAAAGCTTGCCTATGAGGTTGAGAGCCCTTCCTGCATATACCTCGAGAAGGGCTTTGCCCCCAAGGTCTGCAAAGGGGTCGTGACAGATTTGTTCAGAGGAGAGGAGTTTGATGTGGACAATACCTATGCCTTAATATGCGGACCTCCAGTGATGTATAAATTCGTGATAAGGGAGCTCTTGGACAGAAAGCTTACCCCTGGCAGGATTTACATGACGCTTGAGAGAAGAATGAGATGCGGGATAGGCAAGTGCGGTCATTGCATTGTAGGAACCAGCACGTCAATAAAATACATCTGCAAAGATGGGCCCGTCTTTACCTACTGGGAAGCTCTTTCTACAAGGGGGTTGATTTAA
- the shyD gene encoding NAD(P)-dependent hydrogenase/sulfhydrogenase 2 subunit delta produces MKLGVFELTDCGGCALNILFLYEKLFDLLEFYEIKEFHMASSFKEHDHLDVAIVTGTVSCQRDLEVLRHARNYSNYLIALGTCATHGSVQGAVEGKIRDKLEKVYGTRANTMKALDPKPVVEYVAVDFALPGCPYDKMEIYQLLIDLAKGVEPIKKDYPVCIECKLNEYECVLVKKGLPCLGPITVGGCNAICVKSKLGCIGCRGPLPKEANPAGEFEILRNLGYDEEYLRRKFKTFARGELRW; encoded by the coding sequence CTGAAGCTGGGAGTTTTTGAGCTTACCGATTGTGGAGGCTGTGCACTAAACATCCTGTTTCTATACGAGAAGCTGTTTGATCTGCTGGAGTTTTATGAGATTAAGGAGTTCCACATGGCATCAAGCTTTAAGGAGCATGATCACCTTGACGTTGCGATTGTCACGGGAACGGTATCATGCCAGAGGGATCTGGAGGTTTTAAGACATGCTCGCAATTATTCCAATTACTTGATCGCATTGGGAACTTGTGCAACTCATGGCTCTGTTCAGGGGGCTGTTGAAGGAAAGATCAGGGATAAGCTTGAAAAGGTGTATGGGACAAGGGCGAACACCATGAAAGCTCTTGATCCAAAGCCGGTAGTGGAATACGTAGCCGTCGACTTTGCTCTCCCCGGATGCCCTTATGATAAGATGGAGATTTATCAACTTCTCATTGATCTTGCAAAGGGTGTGGAGCCAATAAAGAAAGACTATCCAGTGTGCATTGAATGCAAGCTCAATGAATACGAATGTGTTCTGGTGAAAAAGGGACTTCCATGCTTAGGTCCAATCACGGTGGGTGGATGCAATGCTATATGTGTTAAATCGAAACTCGGATGCATAGGGTGCAGGGGACCTTTGCCAAAGGAGGCAAACCCTGCAGGGGAGTTTGAGATACTAAGGAATCTTGGCTATGATGAGGAGTATCTGCGCAGGAAGTTCAAGACATTTGCAAGGGGTGAGCTGAGATGGTGA
- the shyA gene encoding NAD(P)-dependent hydrogenase/sulfhydrogenase 2 subunit alpha: MILELGEFTRVEGNGKAEVIIENGEVKEARVKIVEGPRFFELLTLGRYYWDVPDLEARICAICYLAHSFASVLGIENAFGVKVPEEIQLLRELGLIGEILESHSLHLYLLVAPDLFGYPDAIRMASKHGEIVREGLALKAFGNYIREVIGGREIHGINVKPGGFGRYPTEDELEKIDKSCDALLRFAKRAVNIFATQEVFGAVPEYHIATDGYLYGEKLIASDGERFDYFEHIEEKSLPYSFAKQSHYKESVFMTGALSRLMVKSDRLTPIAKELFEQHREKLSRGNVSLNNLAQAIELVYSLERAKEIVGKLLDHGVKGENVPIEPKEGEGIGYVEAPRGVLIHHYRIDENGNITYSNIITPTALNHALMELSLYEEARKHYGAVDENFLKHKLEETVRAFDPCISCSVHLVRL, translated from the coding sequence GTGATCCTTGAACTTGGGGAATTCACAAGGGTTGAGGGAAACGGAAAGGCGGAAGTTATCATTGAAAACGGGGAAGTCAAAGAAGCGAGAGTGAAAATAGTTGAGGGTCCAAGATTCTTTGAATTGCTGACACTCGGCAGGTATTATTGGGATGTGCCAGATTTAGAGGCGAGAATTTGTGCAATCTGCTATCTGGCGCATTCGTTTGCCTCGGTGCTTGGGATAGAGAATGCCTTTGGAGTTAAAGTTCCGGAGGAGATTCAGCTTTTGAGGGAGCTTGGTTTGATTGGAGAAATCCTTGAGAGCCACAGCCTTCATCTCTATCTTCTGGTCGCCCCCGATTTGTTCGGCTATCCAGATGCTATCCGAATGGCAAGCAAACATGGAGAAATAGTAAGAGAGGGACTCGCACTCAAGGCATTTGGTAACTATATCAGGGAAGTAATAGGGGGAAGAGAAATTCATGGGATAAACGTTAAGCCCGGGGGATTTGGGAGGTATCCTACAGAGGATGAGCTTGAAAAAATTGATAAAAGCTGTGATGCACTTTTAAGGTTTGCAAAAAGGGCAGTTAACATCTTTGCAACTCAAGAAGTTTTTGGAGCCGTTCCTGAATACCATATTGCTACGGATGGTTACCTCTACGGAGAAAAGCTGATTGCATCTGATGGAGAAAGGTTCGATTATTTCGAGCATATCGAAGAAAAATCTCTGCCCTACAGCTTTGCAAAGCAGAGCCATTATAAGGAAAGTGTCTTCATGACTGGAGCCCTCTCAAGGTTAATGGTCAAATCTGACAGGCTAACACCGATTGCAAAAGAGCTGTTTGAACAGCATAGGGAAAAGTTATCTCGGGGGAATGTTAGCCTAAACAACTTAGCACAGGCAATTGAGCTTGTGTATTCACTTGAGAGGGCTAAAGAAATAGTGGGGAAACTCTTAGATCATGGGGTCAAAGGGGAAAATGTTCCAATAGAGCCTAAAGAGGGAGAGGGGATAGGATACGTTGAGGCTCCCAGAGGTGTCCTTATACATCACTACAGGATTGACGAAAATGGAAACATCACTTATTCGAATATAATAACCCCCACTGCATTAAACCATGCACTGATGGAGCTGAGCCTTTATGAGGAGGCAAGAAAGCACTATGGGGCTGTAGATGAAAACTTTCTGAAGCACAAGCTTGAGGAAACTGTTAGGGCATTTGACCCATGCATCTCTTGTTCGGTGCATCTTGTTAGGCTTTAG
- a CDS encoding DUF257 family protein yields the protein MRRAFEAVTRIMDSLKMGETVLLIYDESLIPEFSFLFFVEYASQKGVPVIVDDILDSLYVIKQHLEFIGIDTTFFENITVIKVGGKNRVGHVRQHIPLEGAYREKYRLAAKEVYKENNNAINIVLGIENLFYLSTKPSDITEVISELISFLGEKSRIAVYIINKNITEKAPVNPLPFFERIASTVIYTESHPRKAVLRIGKCSSLDLVGKSLIIELDDLLQYWGR from the coding sequence ATGAGAAGAGCATTTGAGGCTGTAACCCGAATTATGGACTCCCTGAAAATGGGGGAGACCGTACTGTTAATATATGATGAATCACTAATTCCCGAATTTTCATTTTTGTTTTTTGTTGAGTATGCATCTCAGAAGGGTGTTCCAGTTATTGTAGATGATATTCTCGACTCACTTTATGTTATTAAACAGCACTTGGAGTTCATTGGGATAGACACTACGTTTTTTGAAAACATCACCGTTATCAAAGTTGGAGGTAAAAACAGGGTTGGACATGTTCGCCAGCACATACCATTGGAAGGTGCTTATAGGGAGAAGTACCGCCTGGCAGCTAAAGAAGTTTACAAGGAGAATAATAATGCCATAAATATCGTACTTGGAATTGAAAATCTTTTTTACTTATCAACAAAACCCAGTGATATCACTGAGGTAATCTCCGAATTGATATCTTTTTTAGGCGAAAAAAGTCGCATAGCGGTATATATAATTAACAAAAATATCACGGAAAAAGCACCAGTGAATCCTCTTCCTTTCTTTGAGAGGATTGCAAGTACTGTTATATATACAGAATCTCATCCAAGAAAAGCAGTATTAAGGATTGGAAAATGCTCATCTCTTGACCTGGTTGGAAAGTCCCTCATAATAGAACTTGATGATCTACTCCAGTACTGGGGACGGTAG
- the pbp11 gene encoding tRNA-binding protein Pbp11, which produces MGIFRRIFKKPKRELNKIEIVSRKPVGRFRVLQVFDIFGKQVLAGEVIDGIIYPGYKLKGRDVGIVRNIEKNRKKVDFAVSGDVVALMLENKMDVNDGELLEVYQS; this is translated from the coding sequence ATGGGCATTTTTAGAAGGATCTTTAAAAAACCCAAAAGAGAACTCAATAAAATTGAAATAGTTTCAAGAAAGCCAGTTGGAAGGTTTAGAGTCCTTCAGGTTTTTGATATTTTTGGGAAGCAGGTGCTTGCTGGCGAGGTAATTGATGGGATTATATATCCAGGATATAAGCTTAAAGGAAGAGACGTTGGGATAGTGAGGAATATCGAGAAAAACCGCAAAAAGGTTGATTTTGCAGTTTCTGGCGACGTTGTTGCTTTAATGCTCGAGAACAAAATGGATGTTAATGACGGAGAACTTCTTGAAGTTTACCAATCATGA